In Clostridium ljungdahlii DSM 13528, the genomic window ATAAAACGTAAAGGAACAGATTATAATGCTCCAACGCAAATGGCTATGGAATTAGGTTTATTTAAAGTTAAAGAAACAGCAATTACACACTCTGATGGGCATGTAACAATTTCAAAAACAACAAAGGTTACAGGAAAAGGTCAGCAGTACTTTATTAACAAATACTTAATGGAGGGTAAATAGTATGGGGGTTAATAAATTTAATTCCGAAGGCTATTATGACCCAACTCCTTATGTTGCAATTACAAATGTTATCAAAGGTTTAAAGACAGAAAAAAACTCTGTTTTTAAGCCCCTTGTATATATTTGCTCTCCGTATTTAGGAAATATTGAAATTAATGTAAAAAAGGCACGTACTTTCTGTAGGTTTGCATTGGAGATGAATTGTATCCCACTTGCTCCACATTTGCTTTTTCCTCAGTTTATGAATGACGACATTCCACAGGAGAGGGAATTAGCTATGTTCATGAATATGGTTTTACTTGGCAAATGTAATGAACTATGGGTATTTGGAAATACCATATCAAATGGAATGGCACAGGAAATAGAAAAGGCAAAGAAACGCAGACAGTTAATTAGATATTTCAATGAGAAGTTGCAGGAGGTAGGAAGTTTATGAAAATTGCAGTTGGTAATAGCCGTATGGATAAAAAGTGGAAAAACACAGATATTTCATGGAAGAATTTTTGCTCCCGTGTAAAGACCACGCAAAAAACAACAGAAACCATAGAAGAATACCGCAAACTAAAAAGAGGACAACAAGATGATATTAAAGATGTAGGTGGTTTTGTTGGAGGGCATTTAAAAGAGGGGAGACGTAAGAAAAATCATGTACTTTGCCGTTCTATTTTAACATTAGATATGGATTATGCAACAGCAGATATATGGGATCAAATTATAATGCTTTTTGATTTTAAATGCTGTATGTATTCAACCCATAAACATACATCTGAAAATCCAAGACTTCGTTTAATCATTCCTCTTGCTCGTGAAATTAGTGAAGAAGAGTATGCAGCTGTTGCTCGTATGGTGGCAAAAGAAATAGGCATTGACCTTTTTGATGATACAACCTATGAGGCAGAACGTCTTATGTACTGGCCTTCCACATCTTCAAATGGTGTATTTGTATATAAAGAAAATGATGGAGCATTACTTGATCCAGATTTATATCTTGCCAAATATGATAATTGGCAAGATACCACTACTTGGCCAGTATCTTCACGTCAATCTGAAATTATTAAAAGAAGTTTAAAAGAACAAGCAGATCCTCTTTTAAAGGAAGGTGTTATAGGAACGTTCTGCCGTACTTATTCAATTCGTGATGTAATTGAAAAATTCTTAAATGATGTTTATGCACTATCTACAATTGAAGGCCGCTATGATTATATTCCTGCTGATAGCTGTGCAGGTGTAATTATTTATGATAATAAATTTGCGTATAGCCATCATGCTACAGATCCGGCAAGTGGTTTGCTTCTAAATGCATTTGACCTTGTACGTATCCATAAATTTGGTTCTCTCGATGATAAGTCGGCTGTAAATACAGTTGCAAGTAAACTACCGTCTTATATGGCAATGTGTGATTTTGCAACTAAGGATACTGAAGTAAAAGCAGAATTTGCAAAAGAAAGACAAGCACAGGCGGAAGAGGAATTTTCAGAGGATGATTGGCAGACTGCTCTAGAACTTGATAAGCAAGGTAAAGTAAAGGGCACTCTTGATAATATTGTGCTGATTTTGCGTAATGATGACGGGTTAAAGTCACTTGCTTTTAACTGCCATCGTGATGGTATAGATGCCAAAGGTGGTTTACCTTGGAAGCAAATTAAGTACGGTTGGAATGATTCAGATAACTCATCTTTAAAGGTGTATCTAAGTAGTAAATATGGAATTTATGCTCCTACTAAAACAAAAGATGCTGTGTTGGCAGTTGCTGCGGAAAGAGCTTATCATCCTATCAAGGAGTATCTTGATAATTTGCCTAAATGGGATGGTGTGGCACGTGTAGAAAATCTTCTGATAGATTATTTTGGTGCAGCCGACAGCACATATACAAAAGCAGTGATTAGAAAAACAATGGTGGCGGCAGTTGCACGCATATATCAACCGGGAACAAAATTTGATAGTGTACTTATATTAAATGGGCCACAAGGTATAGGTAAATCTACATTTTTTGCAAAATTGGCTGGAGAATGGTTTTCAGATAGCTTAACCATTACAGATATGAAAGATAAGGCAGGCCCAGAAAAGTTGCAGGGATATTGGATGCTTGAGCTTGGTGAACTTGCTGGAATGCGTAAGACAGATGTTGAAATTGTTAAATCTTTTATTTCAAGAGTAGATGATAAATATAGGGCAAGCTATGGAGTAAATGTAGAAAACCACCCAAGACAGTGCATTATTGTTGGTTCTACTAATGCAGAGAATGGATTTTTACGAGATATTTCAGGCAACCGAAGATTTTGGCCAGTTCGTATCAGTGGCAATTCTACTAAAAAATCATGGCAAATTACTACTGAAGAAGTGCAGCAGATTTTGGCAGAGGCTATTTTTCTGTATAAACAAGGTGAAAAACTCTACCTAGAAGGCGATGATGCTATTCTTGCCAGTGGTGAACAAGCTGATGCCATGGAAACTGACGAGCGTGAAGGCTTGGTGCGTACTTATCTTGATATTCTTTTGCCAGAGGATTGGGGCACAATGTCTTTATATGAACGTAGAAATTTCCTTGGAGGCAGCGAATTTGGTGGTGGCACCCGTGTAGGTACTATAAAACGAAACCTTGTCTGCAACATGGAAATTTGGTGTGAGTGTTTTGGCAAAGATGCATCTTCTATGAAAACAGCAGATTCTTATACTATTGGAGCCATTATGAGAAAAATCAGTGATTGGAGCAAGTACTGTGGAAACAAAAACGGAACAAGCAATTTCCCTATCTATGGAAAGCAACGTGCTTATTCCAGAGTAAAGGAACGTTAGTATGGTTGTACTAAACTCTGTTTCTAAATTGGTTCACTTAAAAAAGCTAGTGAATTAAAGAAAATAAGTTATTTGGAATAGGTGGAACAAGTTAAAGTCTATATAAACAAAAAAATAATAAAAAAGAAAGAGTGAGTGTGTGCAGGTGTATGTATGCGCGTGTATAGGAAATTAGTTCAAATTTGTTTTCTTGTTCTAATTTAAAAATTGGGAGGCATTTATGCTTGAAAAATATATTGAAAATAAACTTGTAACAGCAGTTAAAAAGATGGGTGGCATTTGTCCTAAGTTTGTATCTCCTGGATTTGATGGGGTGCCAGATCGACTAGTGTTTTTACCACATGGTAAGTTCGCCTTTGTTGAATTAAAGGCAAAAGGTAAGAAAATGAGACCACTGCAAGTAAATAGAAAAATGCAGTTGGAGCAGTTAGGCTTTTTGGTTTATTGCATAGATGATGCAAGTAAGATTGGGGGAATTTTAAATGAAATACAATCCTCATGACTATCAAAACTTTGTAACTAAATTCATTTTAGCAAATCCAATATCAGCGGTATTACTGGATATGGGTCTTGGAAAAAGTGTAATTACATTAACGGCAATGTTTGATCTTTGCCTTGACAGCTTTGAAATTTCAAAAGTTTTAGTTATTGCACCACTTAGAGTTGCTAGAGATACATGGCCTTTAGAAATAAAAAAATGGGATCATCTTAAAGGACTTACTTATTCAGTAGCTGTAGGGAGTGAAGCACAAAGAAAATCAGCACTTATGCAAAAGGTAAATATTTATCTTATCAATCGTGAAAATGTGGATTGGCTGATAAATGAGAGTGGCATTCCATTTGACTATGATATGGTGGTAATTGATGAGTTGTCATCCTTTAAATCTTATAGTGCTAAGAGATTTAAAAGCCTATTAAAAGTAAGACCTAAAGTAAAACGTATTGTGGGACTTACAGGAACTCCAAGCAGTAACGGTTTGATGGATTTATGGGCAGAGTTTAGGCTTCTTGATATGGGCAAAAGACTAGGAAGGTTTATTACTCATTATCGTAATAACTTCTTTGATCCGGATAAAAGAAATCAGCAGATGGTATTTAGTTATAAACCAAAAGCTGGTGCAGAAGATGCAATTTATCGCCTTATATCGGATATTACCATTTCTATGAAAAGCACAGATTATTTGAAAATGCCAGAATGTGTTATAAATGAGGTTATTGTAACTCTTTCAGAAAAAGAACGTAAAGCTTATGATGGCATGAAACAAGATTTGGTTTTATCCCTCAAAGGTGAAGAAATAGATGCAGTAAATGCTGCAGCGTTATCAAATAAACTTTGTCAGATGGCAAATGGTGCTGTGTATGGTGAGGACAAGCGAGTGTTTACGATACATGATAAAAAACTTGATGCACTAGAAGATTTAATTGAATCAGCAAATGGAAAGCCAGTGCTTGTGGCTTATTGGTTCAATCATGATTTAGAAAGAATTAAAAAGAGGTTTAAGGTTCGTGAAATAAAAACTTCAAAAGATATTAAGAATTGGAATAATGGTGAAATAGAAGTAGCAGTAATTCACCCTGCATCAGCAGGACATGGACTAAACCTTCAAGCAGGAGGTTCAACTCTTATATGGTTTGGGCTTACTTGGAGTTTAGAACTCTATCAGCAAACCAATGCAAGATTGTGGAGACAAGGACAAAATGAAACAGTTGTTATCCACCATATTATTACTAAAGGGACTATTGATGAGGACATAATGAGAGCTTTAAGACGAAAAGAAAAAGTACAATCAGATTTAATAGCTGCAGTAAAGGCTAAGTTAAAGGAGGGCAAAACTTATGAATAAAAATTGCTTTGCAAATAAAAACAATAGGTGTAAAATCCTTAACTATATACAGTGTACTAATAATAGTTGTTCATTCTTCAAAACTGAAGAGGAGCAAGAGGAAAGCATTAATAGAGCAAATGCTCGTATTGCTTCCCTAGATAAGGCAATTCAAAAAAGTATTGCTGATACTTATTACAATGGCAAAATGCCTTGGCTAGAGGGGGACAAGTAAGATGACAGCGAAACAATATTTATCACAGGCATATAGAATTGACCAAAGAATAAACAGTAAACTTGAGCAGATAGTTTCATTGAGGGCATTAGCTACAAAAGCTACATCCACATTAAGTGATACACCTCCTAGCGGAACTCGTAATGTGCATTCTATGGAGGACACAATAGCCAAAATGGTGGATTTAGAAAATGAAATAAATGCGGATATAGACACATTAGTTGATTTAAAAAGGAAATTCGTATTTATTATAAAAAAGATTAGTAACCCTGAATACCAAACATTGCTAGAACTTAGATATCTTTGCTTTAAGACCTGGGAACAGATAGCAGTAGAGATGGGGTATGACTTACGTTATATTCATAAACTTCATGGAAAGGCATTAGAAAATTGTGAGATAAATTTAAAAGAGGACACTAAAAGACACTGAAAGACACCCTAGAAAAATGATATAGTTATAATAGAAAAGTAAAAAGAAAATGCAAAAAGTCATCACAGACAAACTGTGGTGACTTTTTATTTTGATAAAAATGAGGTGAACCAATTGCCAAGAAAACCAGCTAAACCTTGTAGTTATCCAGGATGTCCTGAACTTACAAGCGAAAGGTACTGCAACAAACATCAAAAAGAAATAGAAAGTAAGTACAACAAGACAAGCAGACCTTTTAAGAAACTTTACAACAGCAGATGGAGAAAGCTTAGAAAACAATTTTTAAAAGAACACCCTCTTTGTGAAGAATGTAAAAGAGAAGGAATAGTTACTGCCGCAGAAGTAGTTGATCATGTTATACCCCACAAAGGTAATGAGAAACTTTTCTGGGATGAGAGCAACTGGCAATCTTTATGTAAGCATCATCATGATGTTAAGACTGCAAAGGAAGATGGTAGGTTTGGAAACAAGAATGAAGTTTATTCTTATTAAGTTATCAACAGAAACCCGTTTATAACCTGTGGACAATTTGTTGATAATTTTTTGAAGAGGTAGGGGGTATAATTTCCTCTGGGGTTGTGCTGAAAAGGCCGGGTGGCCCCCTTCGTGTGAAAAATCGCAAAATTCCATAGGGGGGTATAGGCTAGAAATCAAATATGAAGAATGCTGAATTTTAAAGGAATTACAGAAAGTTTTGCACCTTAAGAAGTTAAATAAAAAATATACTTTTTAGGGTGTTTTTTATTTGCTCTTAAGGAAGGTGATAATTTGGAGATTCAAAAGGTATCTGTTGAAAAACTTAATCCAGCTAAATATAATCCAAGAAAAGATTTAAAGCCGGGAGATCCTGAATATGAAAAGCTTAAAAGATCAATTGAAACCTTTGGATATGTAGAACCTGTAATTTGGAATAAGAAAACAGGAAATATTGTGGGAGGACATCAAAGATTTAAAGTTTTAAAGCAGGAAGGTGCGAAGGAAATTGAATGCGTAGTCGTTGATATAAGTTCAGATGAGGAAAAGGCATTGAATGTAGCTCTTAATAAAGTAAGTGGAGAATGGGATATGCCAAAGTTAGCTGATATTTTAGATGAACTTGATAAATCTATGTTTGATATCTCTCTTACAGGATTTGATGCCGCAGAGATAGAAGATTTATTTTCTAAAGTTCATGATAAAGATGTTAGTGATGATAACTTTGATGCAGATAAAGCTCTTGAAGAAATAGAAGAACCTATAACAAGAGCAGGTGATCTGTGGATATTAGGAAAACACAGGTTAATATGTGGTGACAGCACTAAAACTTCTGATGTTGAAAAGCTTATGAATGGAAAGAAAGCTAATCTATGCGTTACCGATCCACCTTACAACGTTAATTATTCAGCAGGAAAAGAAAATGAGAGAGTTATTAAAAATGACAGCATGGATGATAAGAGTTTTCATGAATTTTTATTGTCTGCTTTTAAAAATATCTATTCAGTATTGGATGATGGTGCAGGAGCGTATATTTTCCATGCAGATACAGAAGGATTGAACTTTAGAAAGGCTTTTAAAGAAGCTGGCTTTCATCTTTCAAGTGTATGTGTTTGGGTAAAGCAGTCATTGGTTTTAGGAAGAAGTGATTATCAATTCCAGCATGAGCCTGTACTTTATGGATGGAAACCAACGGGGAAGCATAGATGGTATTCAGATAGAAAACAGACTACTGTGTGGAATTTTGATAGACCGAGCAAAAGTCCGGATCATCCAACAATGAAGCCAGTACCATTAATAGCATATCCAATTAAGAATAGCAGCATGACAAACTGTATAGTATTCGAGCCTTTTGCAGGGAGTGGTTCTACTTTAATTGCCTGTGAACAAACAGACAGGATATGTTATGCAATAGAGCTTGATGAAAAATATTGTGATGTTATTGTTAAAAGATATATAGAAGCTGCTGGAGATGAGGGAGTTTTTCTAATTAGAGATGGCAAAAAGATAGATTATAAAAATGTACTTAAAGTTGAATAAAACCCTTGCTATTACTGTGCTTTAGAGCAATATATAGTATAACAAAAAAGCACACGGAGGGAAAGAAAATGAGAGCATTGTTTGGGAGAAAGGTTTTAAATTTAAAGGAACTTGAGGAATTTACAAAAGAAGCTAAAAAGGATGGAATGAGAGGAACAGCTTATGAAGTTATAAAAGAAATTGAATTAAGTGATGCTGAATTTAAGCAGTTTGCAAAAGAGCTTTGGAAGGATCAGACATGGATATCAGAAGAAGATGGTGGCTGCAACGAAAAAGGTGAGTTGAGATGCATAAGAGTAAAAAATATAAAAACAAATAAAAGCATCCTGGTAGATTCAGAAGGATATACATACCCAAGATATACAGCCATAGAAAAATAAAAAGCCTGCAGGGGCTTTTTTTAGTGTATAAATTTAACTGCTGCTAATGTAAAAATTATAATTGCTGAAATAGTTATAAGGGTATCTATTCTTATGAAACTTGATTTTTTCATTGATATCACCGCCTTGGTACTTATATTAGCCTTTATTCAAAGAAAATAAACCTTCATAAATAACTTGATATATCTGTGCTTTAGAGTGATATATGTAATAACAAAAAAGCACAGGAGGTAATTGATTTGGATAGAAAAGAAACTGTAAAAATATTAGGTGAACATTTTGGAGTGAAACCAGAATATATGGGAGTGCCAAGTTTTGCTTACCAAATTAAATCACCACAAGGAATTATAACTGTTGATAAAGAAGGTGAGATTAAAAATTCAGAAGGCATAGAAGTGGAACTTGAAGAATTGTTAAATGATTTTCAAGAAGAAAGTGTAAAAGCAGAGACTGAGCATTCAGAAATTATATTCTCAATTGCTGGGCATACAGGGATCACCTTAAGAAATCTAATAAATATGATAAGCAGTAAGCAGACTCTTATAAAAAAGGCACTGGGTATTGAAACAGACATTGTTACAAAAGAATTTGTAGAAGGTATAAATAACATAAGGATTTCAAGCATTGAAGATTTTAAAACAGCAGTTTTAGATATTGGAGAAGAAAAATGTCCGGGCATTAATTTCAATTTTGAAAAGGAAACCTTAGAATTTAAATTTATAAAAGATTTTGAGAATGCTGAAATTGCTGTACAATTTGTTGAGGCACTTAATGAAAGTTCAAAGAAGTTTAAACATTCTTCTCCGAAGGAAAGGCAAACGGATAATGAAAAATATACCTTTAGAACCTGGCTTTTAAGGCTTGGATTTATAGGAGAAAGGTACAAACAGGCAAGAAAAGAATTACTTAAGAACCTTGGGGGCAACAGTGCTTTTAGAGGCAAAATAAATGAATAAAAATAAAAGGTGGATTGCATAAAATGTAGCCCATATCTTATTTAACTATATATAAATTGCTGCTTATAATCAAGAAATTACTTGCTATATCTGTGCTTTAGAGTGATATATAGTATAACAAAAAAAACACATGATATAGTAAAGGAGAAATTTTAGAAATGAAAAAGATAAAAATTTTGGTTACTGAATTAAAAAATTTGGGTGTTAAAAATATAATGAACATAGAGGAAATTGAAAAAATCATAAATGTTTACTTAGAAAAGAAAGTTATGATACTACAAAATGATAATTTTAATATTGAGTATGATGTAGAAAGGAAAAAGTTTAAAATAGAAACTTCCTTCAGTAATCAAGAAATTACTGAGAAATGGTTATATCAAGTAAATAAAATTTATGAATTTATAACTGAATTAAATTTAGATTAGAGCCTTAAGGCTCTTTTTGTGTTACATGGAGAAATGGAGGTGAAACCATGGCGACAAGAGGAAGAAAACCAAAACCAACAGCTCTAAAAGTTCTTGAAGGAAATCCAGGAAAAAGGCCGTTAAATATAAATGAACCAAAACCCGAAAAGAAAGCTCCAAAATGTCCGTCATGGCTTGAACCAGAAGCTAAAAAAGAATGGAGAAGGATGACAAAGACATTAGAGAAAATAGGGGTACTTACAAAAGTAGATGCAGCTGCTTTTGCTGGATACTGCCAAGCTTATGCAAGGTGGAAGGAAGCAGAAGAATTTTTAACAAAACATGGTACTATTTTTAAAACACCATCAGGATATATTCAACAAGTGCCGCAGGTTTCTATTGCTCAAACCTATCTTAAAATTATGAAAGACTTTTGCTCTGAATTTGGATTAACACCATCATCTCGTACTAGGATTAGAGTAGGTACAGAAACAGGTAAAAATGATGATCCTATGGAAGATATTCTAAGGATGGTGTAAGAATGTTTGATGAAAAGAAAGCTGAA contains:
- a CDS encoding DUF4406 domain-containing protein; its protein translation is MGVNKFNSEGYYDPTPYVAITNVIKGLKTEKNSVFKPLVYICSPYLGNIEINVKKARTFCRFALEMNCIPLAPHLLFPQFMNDDIPQERELAMFMNMVLLGKCNELWVFGNTISNGMAQEIEKAKKRRQLIRYFNEKLQEVGSL
- a CDS encoding virulence-associated E family protein, which translates into the protein MKIAVGNSRMDKKWKNTDISWKNFCSRVKTTQKTTETIEEYRKLKRGQQDDIKDVGGFVGGHLKEGRRKKNHVLCRSILTLDMDYATADIWDQIIMLFDFKCCMYSTHKHTSENPRLRLIIPLAREISEEEYAAVARMVAKEIGIDLFDDTTYEAERLMYWPSTSSNGVFVYKENDGALLDPDLYLAKYDNWQDTTTWPVSSRQSEIIKRSLKEQADPLLKEGVIGTFCRTYSIRDVIEKFLNDVYALSTIEGRYDYIPADSCAGVIIYDNKFAYSHHATDPASGLLLNAFDLVRIHKFGSLDDKSAVNTVASKLPSYMAMCDFATKDTEVKAEFAKERQAQAEEEFSEDDWQTALELDKQGKVKGTLDNIVLILRNDDGLKSLAFNCHRDGIDAKGGLPWKQIKYGWNDSDNSSLKVYLSSKYGIYAPTKTKDAVLAVAAERAYHPIKEYLDNLPKWDGVARVENLLIDYFGAADSTYTKAVIRKTMVAAVARIYQPGTKFDSVLILNGPQGIGKSTFFAKLAGEWFSDSLTITDMKDKAGPEKLQGYWMLELGELAGMRKTDVEIVKSFISRVDDKYRASYGVNVENHPRQCIIVGSTNAENGFLRDISGNRRFWPVRISGNSTKKSWQITTEEVQQILAEAIFLYKQGEKLYLEGDDAILASGEQADAMETDEREGLVRTYLDILLPEDWGTMSLYERRNFLGGSEFGGGTRVGTIKRNLVCNMEIWCECFGKDASSMKTADSYTIGAIMRKISDWSKYCGNKNGTSNFPIYGKQRAYSRVKER
- a CDS encoding VRR-NUC domain-containing protein — translated: MLEKYIENKLVTAVKKMGGICPKFVSPGFDGVPDRLVFLPHGKFAFVELKAKGKKMRPLQVNRKMQLEQLGFLVYCIDDASKIGGILNEIQSS
- a CDS encoding DEAD/DEAH box helicase encodes the protein MKYNPHDYQNFVTKFILANPISAVLLDMGLGKSVITLTAMFDLCLDSFEISKVLVIAPLRVARDTWPLEIKKWDHLKGLTYSVAVGSEAQRKSALMQKVNIYLINRENVDWLINESGIPFDYDMVVIDELSSFKSYSAKRFKSLLKVRPKVKRIVGLTGTPSSNGLMDLWAEFRLLDMGKRLGRFITHYRNNFFDPDKRNQQMVFSYKPKAGAEDAIYRLISDITISMKSTDYLKMPECVINEVIVTLSEKERKAYDGMKQDLVLSLKGEEIDAVNAAALSNKLCQMANGAVYGEDKRVFTIHDKKLDALEDLIESANGKPVLVAYWFNHDLERIKKRFKVREIKTSKDIKNWNNGEIEVAVIHPASAGHGLNLQAGGSTLIWFGLTWSLELYQQTNARLWRQGQNETVVIHHIITKGTIDEDIMRALRRKEKVQSDLIAAVKAKLKEGKTYE
- a CDS encoding HNH endonuclease, coding for MPRKPAKPCSYPGCPELTSERYCNKHQKEIESKYNKTSRPFKKLYNSRWRKLRKQFLKEHPLCEECKREGIVTAAEVVDHVIPHKGNEKLFWDESNWQSLCKHHHDVKTAKEDGRFGNKNEVYSY
- a CDS encoding site-specific DNA-methyltransferase translates to MEIQKVSVEKLNPAKYNPRKDLKPGDPEYEKLKRSIETFGYVEPVIWNKKTGNIVGGHQRFKVLKQEGAKEIECVVVDISSDEEKALNVALNKVSGEWDMPKLADILDELDKSMFDISLTGFDAAEIEDLFSKVHDKDVSDDNFDADKALEEIEEPITRAGDLWILGKHRLICGDSTKTSDVEKLMNGKKANLCVTDPPYNVNYSAGKENERVIKNDSMDDKSFHEFLLSAFKNIYSVLDDGAGAYIFHADTEGLNFRKAFKEAGFHLSSVCVWVKQSLVLGRSDYQFQHEPVLYGWKPTGKHRWYSDRKQTTVWNFDRPSKSPDHPTMKPVPLIAYPIKNSSMTNCIVFEPFAGSGSTLIACEQTDRICYAIELDEKYCDVIVKRYIEAAGDEGVFLIRDGKKIDYKNVLKVE
- a CDS encoding phage terminase small subunit P27 family, with product MATRGRKPKPTALKVLEGNPGKRPLNINEPKPEKKAPKCPSWLEPEAKKEWRRMTKTLEKIGVLTKVDAAAFAGYCQAYARWKEAEEFLTKHGTIFKTPSGYIQQVPQVSIAQTYLKIMKDFCSEFGLTPSSRTRIRVGTETGKNDDPMEDILRMV